Proteins from a genomic interval of Methanofollis formosanus:
- a CDS encoding ATPase: MADPVMTLEMVEASQMGLKAVGAGLAVGLAGVGTGLGELGIGAAAVGATAENKDMFGLALLFTVIPETIVIFGLVVALLLLF; this comes from the coding sequence ATGGCAGATCCAGTTATGACTCTTGAAATGGTTGAAGCATCGCAGATGGGACTGAAGGCAGTCGGCGCAGGTCTCGCCGTCGGTCTGGCCGGTGTGGGTACCGGTCTTGGTGAACTTGGTATCGGTGCCGCCGCCGTCGGCGCGACCGCCGAGAACAAGGACATGTTCGGTCTTGCACTGCTCTTCACCGTTATTCCTGAGACAATCGTCATCTTCGGTCTTGTCGTTGCTCTGCTGCTGCTCTTCTAA
- a CDS encoding ATPase: MKSEVLKSIKQAEEEYKSMVSTAHAENKQKVADARVEAERLIENATADAEAYKKTRLAEAETVAAKKRAEILKDGEQKAAKIKANSLDNLDKAVEFLVSRFKEQLHVSA; this comes from the coding sequence ATGAAGAGTGAGGTTTTAAAGAGCATCAAGCAGGCAGAAGAAGAGTATAAGTCTATGGTCAGCACCGCACACGCTGAAAACAAACAGAAAGTTGCGGATGCCAGGGTGGAGGCAGAACGTCTCATCGAGAACGCCACCGCCGATGCAGAGGCCTACAAGAAGACGAGGCTCGCTGAAGCCGAGACTGTTGCCGCAAAAAAACGTGCCGAAATCCTGAAGGACGGCGAACAGAAAGCGGCGAAGATCAAAGCGAACAGCCTTGACAATCTCGACAAGGCGGTCGAGTTCCTCGTCTCGCGTTTTAAGGAGCAGCTGCATGTTTCAGCCTAA
- a CDS encoding ATP synthase subunit A, with protein sequence MEVKAESNTGTSTGVLKRIAGPVVTAVGFNAHMFDVVKVGHEELMGEVIKIAGENIIIQVYEATDGIRPGEPVVNTGMPLAVELGPGLLRSIYDGIQRPLEVLMNKMGSFIERGVTAPGLDRATKWEFVPVVKAGDRVEPGTIIGTVQETESILHKIMVPPNQKGSVVKEIKGGSFTVEETVCVLEDGTEIQLMQKWPVRVPRPVTEKMNPDIPLITGQRILDGLFPIAKGGTAAIPGPFGSGKTVTQQQLAKWSDAEIVVYIGCGERGNEMTEVLTEFPELEDPKSGRPLMERTILIANTSNMPVAAREASVYTGITIAEYFRDQGYDVSLMADSTSRWAEAMREISSRLEEMPGEEGYPAYLAARLSEFYERAGRVTTLNEKEGSVSVIGAVSPPGGDFSEPVTQNTLRIVKVFWALDAKLSQRRHFPAINWLNSYSLYLDTLNEWYDKNVSPEWNQLRGWAMGVLQKESELQEIVQLVGSDALPEEEQITIEVARMLREIFLQQNAFDDVDTYCSLEKQLDILRAIRAYADLSSAAHAAGVMPAQILAIKAKNDLPQIKFTADYKPELERILKAMKDEFAGLKAGMA encoded by the coding sequence GTGGAAGTAAAAGCTGAATCGAACACAGGCACTTCGACAGGAGTGCTGAAGAGGATTGCAGGTCCGGTCGTTACGGCCGTCGGCTTCAACGCTCACATGTTCGACGTGGTCAAGGTCGGCCACGAGGAACTGATGGGCGAGGTCATCAAGATCGCGGGTGAGAACATCATCATCCAGGTCTATGAGGCCACCGACGGTATTCGGCCCGGCGAACCGGTGGTAAACACCGGTATGCCGCTCGCGGTCGAACTTGGCCCGGGTCTGCTGAGGAGCATCTACGACGGTATCCAGAGACCGCTCGAGGTGCTCATGAACAAGATGGGCAGTTTCATCGAGCGTGGTGTGACTGCGCCCGGTCTCGACCGCGCGACGAAGTGGGAGTTTGTCCCTGTCGTGAAGGCCGGCGACCGCGTCGAACCCGGGACGATCATCGGAACGGTCCAGGAGACCGAGTCGATCCTCCACAAGATCATGGTCCCGCCCAACCAGAAGGGCAGCGTGGTCAAGGAGATCAAGGGCGGCTCGTTCACCGTCGAGGAGACCGTCTGTGTCCTCGAAGACGGGACCGAGATCCAGTTGATGCAGAAGTGGCCGGTCCGTGTGCCGCGGCCGGTGACCGAGAAGATGAACCCCGACATCCCGCTCATCACCGGGCAGAGGATTCTCGACGGGCTCTTCCCGATCGCCAAGGGCGGTACCGCTGCCATTCCGGGGCCGTTCGGCTCAGGCAAGACGGTCACCCAGCAGCAGCTCGCCAAGTGGTCCGACGCCGAGATCGTCGTTTACATCGGTTGCGGCGAGCGCGGCAACGAGATGACCGAGGTGCTGACCGAGTTCCCAGAACTCGAGGACCCGAAGTCGGGCAGGCCGCTGATGGAGCGGACCATCCTGATTGCGAACACCTCGAACATGCCGGTGGCCGCCCGTGAAGCGTCCGTGTACACCGGTATCACCATCGCCGAGTATTTCCGTGACCAGGGCTACGATGTCTCCCTGATGGCCGACTCCACCTCCCGGTGGGCAGAGGCCATGCGTGAGATCTCCTCCCGTCTCGAAGAGATGCCCGGTGAAGAGGGGTACCCCGCGTACCTGGCAGCCAGGCTCTCCGAGTTCTATGAGCGTGCCGGTCGTGTGACCACCCTCAACGAGAAGGAAGGGTCGGTCTCGGTTATCGGTGCGGTTTCGCCGCCTGGCGGTGACTTCTCCGAGCCGGTTACGCAGAACACCCTCCGTATCGTCAAGGTTTTCTGGGCACTCGATGCCAAGCTCTCGCAGCGCAGGCACTTCCCGGCCATCAACTGGCTCAACTCGTACTCCCTGTATCTTGACACCCTCAATGAGTGGTACGACAAGAACGTCTCGCCCGAGTGGAACCAGCTCCGTGGCTGGGCGATGGGTGTGCTCCAGAAGGAGTCGGAACTCCAGGAGATCGTGCAGCTCGTCGGTTCAGACGCCCTTCCCGAGGAAGAGCAGATCACCATCGAGGTCGCCCGTATGCTCCGTGAGATCTTCCTGCAGCAGAACGCTTTCGACGATGTGGACACCTACTGTTCGCTCGAGAAGCAGCTCGACATCCTCAGGGCGATCCGTGCCTACGCCGACCTCTCGTCTGCAGCCCATGCTGCGGGCGTCATGCCGGCCCAGATCCTGGCGATCAAGGCCAAGAACGACCTGCCGCAGATCAAGTTCACGGCCGACTACAAGCCTGAACTTGAGCGGATCCTGAAGGCGATGAAGGACGAATTTGCCGGACTGAAGGCGGGGATGGCATGA
- a CDS encoding V-type ATP synthase subunit E family protein, with translation MGLEAVVGDIKEKGRKEAAEIQAQTAAEVTSILEEAQEKVAAIKQAAEDDVQREVTRIVNQEVSAANLAVKRETLNAEKDTLARVHASTLARITDQPADFHAQALRYLLPLAAADIGGGTVYCNARDVSIVKEILAENADLSGFSLGNPVEIEGGVVVESADGRMKVDYSYRTFMETVWESGLKDASDILFP, from the coding sequence ATGGGATTGGAAGCTGTCGTTGGAGATATCAAGGAAAAAGGGCGGAAAGAGGCAGCCGAGATCCAGGCCCAGACTGCGGCCGAGGTCACGAGCATCCTCGAAGAGGCGCAGGAGAAAGTGGCGGCGATCAAGCAAGCGGCTGAAGATGACGTTCAGCGGGAAGTCACCCGCATCGTCAACCAGGAAGTCTCGGCCGCGAACCTGGCCGTCAAGCGCGAGACCCTCAATGCGGAGAAGGACACGCTGGCGCGTGTCCACGCCTCCACCCTCGCGCGGATCACCGACCAGCCTGCCGATTTCCATGCGCAGGCTCTCCGTTACCTCCTCCCGCTGGCTGCTGCCGATATCGGGGGCGGTACGGTCTACTGCAACGCCCGTGATGTCTCCATTGTCAAGGAGATCCTTGCCGAGAACGCGGACCTCTCCGGGTTCTCGCTTGGAAACCCCGTCGAGATCGAAGGCGGGGTCGTAGTTGAGAGTGCCGATGGCAGGATGAAGGTCGACTACAGCTACCGTACATTCATGGAGACGGTATGGGAGTCAGGGCTCAAGGATGCGTCTGATATCCTTTTCCCCTGA
- a CDS encoding V-type ATP synthase subunit C, whose amino-acid sequence MVDVGGPAPYIYVSTRMRVRKAKLIPREEYLRMLNMSLPEITRSIGETEYKKEIDELSPSFSGVNLIEVALSWNLAKEYQEVLKITPSGVMKFVQGYLRHWDIQNVLTILRGKAQGVKPGKIKEVLVPAGELDRNILDRLLAEDSPERIVEAVKGRRLGPVLAAGIHDALETGSFATLENELYKNLYLQMISDAKAGVAGGHEFLGYIQTEIDTRNIMNLFRFRGQHAGGEAVKALLIPGGKAFTVDELLRMSTIESMDELIEAAKKKTRDPELAAVFEELRQQRSIHEVEVLLTNYQLKRMERLSKRYPFSVLPILAYLEKKRYEVVNLRAIARGKEYGLPNERIEGYLVM is encoded by the coding sequence ATGGTTGACGTAGGGGGTCCGGCCCCATACATTTACGTCTCCACGCGCATGCGTGTGCGCAAAGCAAAGTTGATCCCGCGGGAAGAGTACCTGCGGATGCTCAACATGAGCCTGCCCGAGATCACCCGCTCCATCGGGGAAACGGAGTACAAAAAAGAGATCGACGAACTGTCGCCCTCGTTCTCCGGGGTCAACCTCATCGAGGTGGCGCTCTCCTGGAACCTTGCGAAGGAGTATCAGGAAGTCCTGAAGATCACGCCCTCCGGGGTGATGAAGTTCGTGCAGGGATACCTGCGCCACTGGGATATCCAGAATGTCCTGACCATCCTGCGCGGCAAGGCCCAGGGGGTCAAACCCGGCAAGATCAAAGAGGTGCTTGTCCCGGCAGGCGAACTCGACCGAAACATCCTCGACCGGCTGCTTGCGGAGGACTCTCCCGAGCGGATCGTCGAGGCGGTCAAGGGCCGACGGCTCGGCCCGGTGCTTGCTGCAGGCATCCACGATGCGCTGGAGACCGGTTCGTTTGCCACGCTCGAGAACGAGCTGTACAAGAACCTGTACCTGCAGATGATCTCCGACGCCAAGGCCGGGGTTGCAGGCGGGCATGAGTTCCTGGGCTACATCCAGACCGAGATCGACACCAGGAACATCATGAACCTCTTCCGTTTCCGCGGGCAGCACGCCGGCGGGGAAGCGGTCAAGGCTCTGCTCATCCCCGGCGGTAAGGCCTTCACGGTCGACGAACTGCTCAGGATGAGCACCATCGAGAGCATGGACGAGTTGATCGAGGCGGCGAAGAAGAAGACCAGAGACCCTGAACTGGCCGCGGTCTTCGAGGAACTGCGCCAGCAGCGCTCGATCCACGAGGTCGAGGTGCTGTTGACGAACTACCAACTCAAACGGATGGAGCGGCTCTCCAAGCGGTATCCCTTCTCGGTCCTTCCGATCCTTGCCTACCTTGAGAAGAAGCGGTACGAGGTGGTCAATCTCCGCGCCATTGCACGCGGAAAGGAGTACGGTCTGCCGAATGAACGTATCGAAGGGTACCTGGTGATGTAA
- a CDS encoding hydrogenase maturation nickel metallochaperone HypA, which translates to MCSVGGGTDLEIDERVKGRAYRCKECGERFKAVGKHPVCPSCQSEDVEEA; encoded by the coding sequence ATGTGTTCAGTTGGTGGAGGCACCGATCTCGAGATCGATGAGCGGGTGAAAGGCCGGGCCTACCGGTGCAAGGAATGCGGGGAACGCTTCAAGGCCGTCGGGAAACATCCGGTCTGCCCCTCCTGTCAATCGGAGGACGTCGAGGAAGCATGA
- a CDS encoding type II secretion system F family protein, with translation MNGGTGTGRYRAFVRRVIARDEVKYGNLGRALVSARFGMTVERYVSCAVLIALGAALFAAIAGYVFAGAFTLPRGAGDALPLPLPVPEVGPLLPFLRPLFSLLLGLAAGYGSYAFVLRYPEIEMKNRATKIDFSLHNAVSYLYAMRRGGAELMETFRSLSMNAGVYGESALEFRRVVRDADYFGADVVTALRNLAVTTPSGKLREFLEDFISVIESGGNLSGFLSGRVRIFQDEAGFEQKKFLSRLELIGEAYVTLFVAGPLFLVIVMVVTGLIGGAAVTELSILAYLLLPIGSTIILLFLDLVSMKEEVPERYTSVRVLETFSAVPKVDRGDEKEKVARLARYDRYRRLKAFLKNPLRTFVLEPRLIFLITGPAAAAYLLVVFVTLPASLPAETVIVLVDDHLALAALLLLVPYALCYEAWVRKVRGIEAAVPDFLARMAGINQVGLTIAQAIEIMVRTNLGLLSYEIRRISRDISWGANVEDALVRFERRVRTPAISRSVSLITAASRMSGEISEVLAIAAKDARMSHTLAEERKAGMFLYIIVIYLAYAVFLFVVVIISTRFLPVLGDISAPSAMQGDILSGVGSAALVSTFEYLLFHISLVQAFFSGLVAGKMGEGSVKAGVKHAAVMLAVALAVFAFLV, from the coding sequence ATGAACGGCGGGACGGGGACCGGGAGATACCGGGCGTTTGTCCGGCGGGTGATCGCTCGCGACGAGGTAAAGTACGGGAACCTCGGGCGGGCGCTCGTCTCGGCCAGGTTCGGGATGACTGTCGAGCGGTATGTGAGCTGCGCCGTTCTGATCGCCCTCGGTGCCGCGCTCTTCGCCGCAATCGCCGGATACGTCTTTGCAGGGGCTTTCACGCTCCCGCGGGGGGCGGGTGACGCTCTCCCTCTCCCCCTTCCCGTACCTGAAGTCGGCCCGCTTCTCCCCTTCCTCCGCCCGCTCTTCTCTCTCCTCCTCGGTCTGGCCGCAGGTTACGGTTCGTACGCCTTTGTCCTCCGCTACCCGGAGATTGAGATGAAGAACCGGGCGACGAAGATCGATTTCTCCCTTCACAATGCCGTCTCGTATCTCTATGCGATGCGCCGGGGCGGGGCCGAGTTGATGGAGACCTTCAGGTCGCTCTCGATGAATGCAGGAGTCTATGGTGAGAGTGCCCTGGAGTTCAGACGGGTGGTCAGGGACGCCGACTACTTCGGTGCGGACGTCGTCACCGCCCTCCGCAACCTTGCCGTCACCACGCCGTCCGGGAAACTCAGGGAGTTTCTCGAGGACTTCATCTCGGTGATCGAGAGCGGTGGGAACCTCTCGGGCTTTCTCTCGGGCCGGGTACGGATCTTCCAGGATGAGGCGGGCTTTGAGCAGAAGAAATTTCTTTCAAGGCTCGAACTCATCGGCGAGGCATATGTGACGCTCTTTGTCGCCGGCCCGCTCTTTCTGGTCATCGTAATGGTGGTGACCGGACTGATCGGGGGTGCGGCAGTCACCGAACTCTCGATCCTCGCTTATCTGCTCCTCCCGATCGGGTCGACGATCATTCTTCTCTTCCTCGACCTGGTCTCGATGAAAGAGGAGGTGCCCGAACGCTATACCTCCGTGAGGGTGCTCGAGACGTTCAGCGCGGTGCCGAAGGTTGACAGGGGTGACGAGAAGGAGAAGGTCGCCCGTCTGGCCAGGTACGACCGGTACCGCCGCCTGAAGGCCTTCCTCAAAAACCCGCTCAGGACCTTCGTTCTCGAACCCCGCCTCATCTTCCTGATCACCGGACCGGCGGCGGCCGCCTACCTCCTTGTCGTCTTCGTCACCCTGCCGGCCAGCCTCCCTGCTGAGACGGTGATCGTCCTTGTCGACGACCACCTCGCCCTCGCCGCGCTCCTTCTCCTTGTCCCGTATGCCCTCTGCTATGAGGCGTGGGTGCGGAAGGTGCGGGGGATCGAGGCGGCGGTCCCGGACTTTCTTGCCAGGATGGCCGGGATCAACCAGGTCGGCCTGACCATCGCCCAGGCGATTGAGATCATGGTCAGGACAAACCTCGGTCTTCTCTCGTACGAGATCAGGCGGATCAGCCGCGACATCTCCTGGGGGGCGAACGTCGAGGACGCGCTGGTCAGGTTCGAACGGCGGGTGCGGACGCCGGCGATCTCCAGGTCGGTCAGCCTCATCACCGCTGCGTCCCGGATGAGCGGGGAGATCTCGGAGGTGCTCGCCATCGCCGCGAAGGACGCACGGATGTCCCATACCCTCGCGGAGGAGCGCAAGGCCGGGATGTTCCTGTACATCATCGTCATCTACCTTGCCTACGCCGTCTTCCTCTTCGTCGTCGTCATCATCTCGACGAGGTTCCTCCCGGTCCTGGGAGATATCTCGGCCCCGTCTGCGATGCAGGGGGATATCCTCTCCGGCGTGGGCTCTGCCGCCCTTGTTTCCACCTTCGAGTATCTTCTCTTCCACATCTCTCTCGTTCAGGCCTTTTTCTCCGGCCTTGTCGCCGGGAAGATGGGGGAGGGTTCGGTGAAGGCCGGGGTGAAACACGCAGCGGTGATGCTTGCTGTAGCGCTGGCGGTCTTCGCGTTTCTGGTCTGA
- a CDS encoding alpha/beta hydrolase, which produces MICPVGADDLLLVRGPSSFLLVGEVHERFALCIETKDDEYCEGLHPGDLVCVSAPEGGSLRAAAMILLLVRDHHFPVVALPRGHPGSRRIPMVVSAAPTVTLSCEIARGTHPDQHLICGSAELAGLTLRGGVGTVTLDALPPTCTISYICVDRALVEE; this is translated from the coding sequence ATGATCTGCCCCGTGGGGGCGGACGACCTCCTCCTCGTCAGGGGCCCATCTTCTTTTCTCCTTGTCGGGGAGGTCCACGAGCGTTTCGCGCTCTGTATCGAGACGAAAGACGACGAGTACTGCGAAGGCCTGCACCCCGGCGACCTCGTCTGCGTCTCGGCCCCTGAAGGCGGGTCGCTGCGTGCCGCTGCGATGATCCTCCTCCTGGTCCGCGACCACCACTTCCCGGTCGTCGCCCTGCCCCGCGGCCATCCCGGTTCCCGGCGGATACCAATGGTCGTCTCGGCCGCCCCCACGGTCACCCTCTCCTGCGAGATCGCGCGCGGCACGCATCCCGACCAGCACCTCATTTGCGGTTCGGCCGAACTCGCCGGCCTCACCCTGCGAGGAGGGGTCGGTACTGTCACGCTCGATGCTCTCCCTCCGACGTGCACGATCTCGTATATATGTGTTGATCGTGCCCTGGTCGAAGAATAA
- a CDS encoding ATP synthase subunit B produces MKEYKTVKQIAGPLVFVEKTEPVGYNELVNIVLADGTIKRGQVLDTSDDLVVVQCFETTAGIGRDAGIRFLGETIKMPVAKEMLGRILSGGGKPIDGGPEIVPEDRLDIQGAAINPYARASPADFIQTGISTIDGTNTLVRGQKLPIFSGAGLPHNDIALQIARQAKVPGSTEEFAVVFAAMGITKEEANYFMADFERTGALERAVVFLNLADDPAVERIITPRLALTTAEYLGYELGYHVLVILTDMTNYCEALRQIGAAREEVPGRRGYPGYMYTDLACIYERAGIVKGKKGSVTQIPILTMPGDDITHPIPDLTGYITEGQIVVSRELHRKGIYPPINVLPSLSRLMNLGIGEGHTRDDHKKVSDQLYAGYAEGKDLRGLVAIVGKDALSERDRGFLEFADLFEDQFVRQGIDEDRSIERTLDVGWELLATLPVEQLVRIDRDLIKKYHPLYRKGAKAEV; encoded by the coding sequence ATGAAAGAGTACAAGACAGTCAAGCAGATCGCCGGTCCGCTCGTCTTTGTCGAGAAGACCGAGCCGGTCGGCTACAACGAGCTCGTGAACATCGTCCTCGCGGACGGCACCATCAAGCGCGGTCAGGTGCTCGACACCTCCGACGACCTCGTGGTCGTCCAGTGTTTCGAGACGACCGCGGGTATCGGTCGCGACGCCGGGATCAGGTTCCTGGGCGAGACGATCAAGATGCCGGTTGCAAAGGAGATGCTCGGCCGGATCCTCTCCGGTGGCGGGAAGCCGATCGACGGCGGCCCCGAGATCGTGCCTGAGGACAGGCTCGACATCCAGGGCGCTGCGATCAACCCATACGCCCGTGCGTCCCCGGCCGATTTCATCCAGACCGGTATCTCGACCATCGACGGGACCAACACCCTGGTCCGTGGTCAGAAGCTCCCGATCTTCTCGGGTGCAGGTCTGCCGCACAACGATATCGCTCTCCAGATCGCCCGTCAGGCGAAGGTGCCGGGCTCCACCGAGGAGTTTGCGGTGGTCTTTGCGGCGATGGGTATCACGAAGGAAGAGGCGAACTACTTCATGGCCGACTTCGAGCGCACCGGTGCGCTGGAGCGGGCGGTCGTCTTCCTGAACCTCGCCGACGATCCGGCGGTCGAGCGTATCATCACCCCGCGTCTGGCCCTGACGACGGCCGAATATCTCGGCTACGAACTGGGCTACCACGTGCTGGTCATTCTCACCGATATGACCAACTACTGTGAAGCGCTCCGTCAGATCGGTGCGGCCCGTGAAGAGGTGCCCGGCCGACGTGGGTATCCGGGGTACATGTACACCGATCTGGCCTGCATCTACGAGCGTGCGGGTATCGTCAAGGGCAAGAAGGGTTCGGTCACGCAGATCCCGATCCTGACCATGCCTGGCGACGATATCACCCACCCGATCCCCGACCTGACCGGGTACATCACCGAGGGTCAGATCGTGGTTTCCCGTGAACTGCACCGGAAGGGTATCTACCCGCCGATCAATGTCCTGCCGTCGCTGTCCAGGTTGATGAACCTGGGTATCGGTGAGGGACACACGAGGGACGACCACAAGAAGGTCTCCGACCAGTTGTACGCCGGGTATGCGGAAGGCAAGGATCTCCGCGGCCTGGTGGCCATCGTCGGGAAGGACGCACTCTCCGAGCGTGACCGTGGGTTCCTGGAGTTCGCCGATCTCTTCGAGGACCAGTTCGTCCGTCAGGGGATCGACGAAGACCGTTCGATCGAGAGGACGCTCGACGTGGGCTGGGAACTGCTGGCCACGCTGCCGGTCGAGCAGCTGGTCAGGATCGACCGCGACCTGATCAAGAAATACCATCCGCTCTATCGGAAGGGCGCAAAGGCTGAGGTGTAA
- a CDS encoding V-type ATP synthase subunit I — protein MFQPKRMSRILIAGSKDQMDTIVRELYHQHAFHIEDFVEKEDEAYEGFKIGVPLGQASSASSELIKIRSLENTFGISPDSEDATRRQASSELKAGVDRILAALVEDVEDLTAQRSNLEAQAKALEARVTALEPFAPVPLDMDLYHGYENVTVFAGYVESDVEIPASHEKHFVPGGKGRQNFIVIFVPASEAEAADRALLEAHFQSVPIPEGSGPVKDLIYDAKGKITQLNEQIEKIERTLEEKKNEYGEVLVAYDEYFTAVVEQAEAPLRFATTEDAFVAEGWVPSEKVEGIIASLTHVTGGKVYVTELEVGDDSRDVPVEYNNPKFSHPTELLIDVYARPRYDEFDPTLLVSIVFPIFFGFILGDLGYGLVLLAMSFGLRKFFKGEGGKQLLDTLRNSSIMSCIFGVLFSEFFGFSLPWHSIIYSRHLNIGANAIHHPMVAELLIISVWIGILHITLGRLLHVRNIRSAMHQSPHATKEILGQFGWLFTMWGIIVAIWSIFPIPLMVDLTGFPPVAMGLNTAGIFGAVLVLLGMALIGQESPLELMEVPTIVSHVLSYTRLVAVGLSSVAIAMVTNYIALDLIINPQLESLTVVGVVIVLIGLVVLLLGHVLNTALGLLGGGLNSIRLHYVEFFTKFYNGGGKKYMPFGMRRKFTEE, from the coding sequence ATGTTTCAGCCTAAGCGGATGAGCCGTATCCTGATCGCAGGGTCCAAGGACCAGATGGATACGATCGTCCGTGAGTTGTATCATCAGCATGCTTTTCACATCGAAGATTTTGTCGAGAAGGAAGACGAGGCCTACGAAGGGTTCAAAATTGGGGTGCCGCTCGGTCAAGCAAGCAGCGCATCCTCCGAGCTGATCAAGATCCGGTCGCTCGAGAACACCTTCGGTATCTCTCCGGATTCAGAAGACGCCACAAGAAGACAGGCATCTTCTGAACTGAAGGCAGGCGTCGACCGCATCCTTGCCGCCCTCGTCGAGGACGTCGAGGATCTCACTGCACAACGGTCAAATCTCGAGGCACAGGCGAAGGCCCTTGAGGCGCGGGTCACCGCACTCGAACCCTTTGCACCTGTCCCCCTCGATATGGACCTGTATCACGGCTACGAGAACGTCACCGTTTTTGCAGGCTACGTCGAATCCGACGTCGAGATCCCGGCCTCACACGAGAAACACTTTGTTCCCGGCGGCAAAGGCCGACAGAACTTCATTGTCATCTTTGTCCCTGCATCAGAGGCAGAGGCTGCTGACCGCGCCCTGCTCGAAGCACACTTCCAGTCGGTCCCCATCCCCGAAGGCTCAGGTCCGGTCAAGGATCTCATCTACGATGCCAAAGGGAAGATCACTCAACTCAACGAACAGATTGAGAAGATCGAGAGGACCCTTGAGGAAAAGAAGAATGAATACGGCGAAGTCCTTGTTGCATACGACGAATACTTCACGGCCGTCGTGGAGCAGGCGGAGGCCCCGCTGCGGTTTGCAACAACGGAGGACGCCTTTGTGGCAGAAGGCTGGGTTCCGTCCGAGAAGGTCGAGGGTATCATCGCGTCCCTCACCCATGTAACCGGCGGGAAAGTCTATGTCACTGAGCTCGAGGTCGGGGACGATTCCAGGGACGTCCCGGTTGAGTACAACAACCCGAAGTTCTCGCACCCGACCGAACTCTTAATTGACGTTTACGCTCGTCCGCGCTACGACGAGTTCGACCCGACGCTGCTCGTCTCGATCGTCTTCCCGATTTTCTTCGGTTTTATCCTGGGCGATCTCGGCTACGGTCTTGTTCTTCTTGCCATGTCCTTTGGACTGCGGAAGTTCTTCAAAGGAGAGGGGGGCAAGCAGCTCCTGGACACCCTGAGAAACTCCTCGATCATGAGTTGTATCTTTGGTGTACTCTTCAGCGAATTCTTTGGATTTTCGCTCCCCTGGCATTCGATCATCTATTCCAGGCACCTGAACATCGGCGCGAACGCCATCCATCACCCGATGGTGGCTGAACTGCTGATTATCTCGGTCTGGATTGGTATCCTGCACATCACGCTGGGGCGTCTGCTCCATGTGAGAAACATCAGGAGTGCCATGCACCAGAGCCCCCACGCCACCAAGGAGATCCTTGGGCAGTTCGGCTGGCTCTTTACGATGTGGGGTATCATCGTTGCAATCTGGTCCATTTTCCCCATCCCCCTGATGGTGGACCTCACCGGTTTCCCGCCGGTAGCGATGGGCCTGAACACGGCAGGCATCTTCGGTGCCGTCCTTGTTCTGCTCGGCATGGCCCTGATCGGTCAGGAATCTCCGCTCGAACTGATGGAGGTTCCGACGATCGTCAGTCATGTCCTGTCGTACACCCGTCTGGTTGCGGTTGGTCTCTCCTCGGTCGCGATCGCGATGGTCACCAACTACATCGCGCTCGACCTGATCATCAACCCGCAGCTCGAATCACTCACCGTCGTGGGTGTTGTTATCGTCCTGATTGGTCTTGTCGTCCTGCTCCTCGGCCACGTGCTCAACACGGCACTCGGTCTTCTGGGCGGCGGCCTGAACTCGATCAGGTTGCACTATGTTGAGTTCTTCACCAAGTTCTACAATGGTGGAGGGAAGAAGTACATGCCTTTCGGCATGAGAAGGAAATTTACGGAGGAATAA
- a CDS encoding V-type ATP synthase subunit F, translated as MVEIAVVGNSEFVIGFRLAGIQKTLVAEGDEALKTTVQHVIDDPSVGILVLDSSDMNRLPLRLRTQLEESVKPTVIAIGEEEGGLSMRERIKRSVGVDLWK; from the coding sequence ATGGTTGAGATCGCAGTCGTTGGAAACAGCGAGTTTGTCATCGGGTTCCGTCTTGCGGGCATTCAGAAGACGCTCGTCGCCGAGGGTGACGAGGCCCTGAAGACCACGGTCCAGCATGTGATTGACGACCCGTCGGTCGGCATCCTGGTGCTGGACAGCAGCGATATGAACAGGCTCCCCCTGCGGCTCCGGACTCAACTTGAAGAGTCCGTGAAGCCGACAGTCATCGCGATCGGCGAGGAAGAGGGAGGCCTCTCCATGCGGGAGAGAATAAAGAGATCGGTCGGTGTTGATCTGTGGAAGTAA